The Clostridioides sp. ES-S-0010-02 genome window below encodes:
- a CDS encoding TetR/AcrR family transcriptional regulator, with amino-acid sequence MSVKERRKKEKIEMKKKIMDAAIEIINQEGYENLSIRKIATKIEYSPTTIYLYYKDKAQIINDMANELYNKIENDSITVMDKYSSFSVDKQIREIMLTFIKILSSNPEMTKAIMYSGINIIFASQNTASTPANNGIEMFDKLLAIGIKQKIFKPNIDNASWMLISALLGFVLCAVENHLYSLHNFPQFIDNFVDILLGGIYNEHSHQKS; translated from the coding sequence ATGAGTGTCAAAGAAAGACGTAAAAAGGAAAAAATAGAAATGAAGAAAAAAATTATGGATGCTGCCATTGAAATTATCAATCAAGAAGGATATGAAAATTTATCAATTAGAAAAATTGCTACAAAAATAGAATATTCTCCAACTACTATTTATCTTTACTACAAAGATAAGGCACAGATTATTAATGATATGGCTAATGAACTTTATAATAAAATAGAAAATGATTCTATTACTGTTATGGATAAGTACTCCTCATTTTCAGTAGATAAACAAATCAGAGAAATTATGCTTACTTTTATCAAAATTCTTTCTAGCAATCCAGAAATGACAAAAGCCATAATGTATAGTGGAATAAATATTATATTTGCATCTCAAAATACTGCTAGTACTCCTGCTAATAATGGTATAGAGATGTTTGATAAACTTCTTGCTATTGGAATTAAGCAAAAAATATTTAAACCAAACATAGATAATGCTTCTTGGATGCTTATAAGTGCATTATTAGGTTTTGTTTTATGTGCTGTTGAAAATCACTTGTATTCTTTACATAACTTCCCACAATTTATAGACAATTTCGTGGATATTTTACTTGGAGGAATTTACAATGAGCATTCACATCAAAAATCTTAA
- a CDS encoding flavodoxin domain-containing protein — protein MDTIIVYSSKYGCTTDCENILKSKLSNNVTIVDIKDKNSKIELSKFDTVIIGSSIYVGSVSKEIRTFCNDNIESLNQKKVGIFLCCAFSEQTDKYLSSNFPSSLLKSAKSISVFGGEARLEKMKFFDKLIMKSVTKNDYNGLKISQDNIDNFLRNFND, from the coding sequence ATGGATACTATTATTGTATATTCAAGTAAATATGGTTGTACAACAGACTGTGAAAATATATTAAAAAGTAAACTATCAAATAATGTTACTATTGTTGATATTAAGGATAAAAACAGTAAAATTGAATTATCAAAATTTGATACAGTTATTATTGGAAGTTCAATATATGTGGGTTCAGTTTCAAAAGAAATTCGTACATTCTGTAATGATAATATAGAGTCATTAAACCAAAAGAAAGTTGGAATTTTTCTTTGTTGCGCATTCTCTGAACAGACGGATAAATATCTATCAAGTAATTTCCCATCATCATTATTAAAGAGTGCAAAATCAATAAGTGTATTTGGTGGTGAAGCTAGATTAGAGAAAATGAAATTTTTTGATAAATTGATTATGAAGTCAGTTACAAAAAATGATTACAATGGTTTGAAAATATCACAGGATAATATAGATAATTTTTTAAGAAATTTTAATGACTAA
- a CDS encoding FMN-binding protein has translation MSIHIKNLNKKNKFLRILKVLIVLFFIFICIIIVAVVNLKPEKLVVQNINPTKIKNGTYLGNADNGLVKATVSVKVNNGVIKDIHILKHDTLLGKPAEKIVNNIIKQQSLEVDAITSATYSSDTIRKAIENALQKGE, from the coding sequence ATGAGCATTCACATCAAAAATCTTAATAAGAAAAATAAATTTTTAAGAATTCTAAAAGTATTAATAGTTTTATTTTTTATATTTATATGTATTATTATTGTAGCTGTAGTTAATTTGAAACCAGAAAAATTAGTAGTACAAAATATAAATCCTACTAAAATAAAAAATGGTACTTATCTTGGAAATGCTGATAATGGTCTAGTAAAAGCTACTGTATCTGTCAAAGTTAACAATGGAGTAATAAAAGATATTCATATATTGAAACATGACACTCTTTTAGGTAAACCAGCTGAAAAGATTGTAAATAATATTATTAAGCAACAATCTTTAGAAGTGGATGCTATAACTTCTGCAACTTACAGCAGTGATACTATACGAAAAGCTATAGAAAATGCTTTACAAAAAGGAGAGTAA